In one window of Neofelis nebulosa isolate mNeoNeb1 chromosome 15, mNeoNeb1.pri, whole genome shotgun sequence DNA:
- the CDK18 gene encoding cyclin-dependent kinase 18 isoform X1, giving the protein MMPRAAPSQVPGPAAWSLLTMNKMKNFKRRLSLSVPRTETIEESLTEFTEQFNQLHNQRNEDLQLSPLGRDPQPASSTFSPTDSGEDPGQLSPGMQYRRQNQRRFSMEDISKRLSLPMDIRLPQEFLQKLQLESPDLPKPLSRMSRRASLSDIGFGKLETYVKLDKLGEGTYATVFKGRSKLTENLVALKEIRLEHEEGAPCTAIREVSLLKNLKHANIVTLHDLIHTERSLTLVFEYLDSDLKQYLDHCGNLMSMHNVKIFMFQLLRGLAYCHRRKILHRDLKPQNLLISERGELKLADFGLARAKSVPTKTYSNEVVTLWYRPPDVLLGSTEYSTPIDMWGVGCIHYEMATGRPLFPGSTVKEELHLIFRLLGTPTEETWPGVLALSEFRAYNFPRYLPQPLISHAPRLDTEGIHLLTSLLLYESKSRMSAEAALSHPYFRSLGERVHQLEDRDSAPEGPGLPVLGLSAARTREEPEAEHLLSRDPPAAAQETRGHSEHNHRQDGACVAPAGLRS; this is encoded by the exons GCCCTGCTGCCTGGTCCCTGCTGACCATGAACAAGATGAAGAACTTTAAGCGTCGTCTTTCCTTATCCGTGCCCCGCACAGAGACCATCGAGGAGTCCTTGACCGAGTTCACAGAGCAGTTCAACCAGCTCCACAACCAGCGCAATGAGG ACCTGCAGCTCAGTCCTCTCGGCAGAGACCCCCAGCCGGCGTCCAGCACCTTCTCCCCGACAGACAGCGGGGAGGACCCTGGGCAGCTGTCCCCGGGCATGCAGTACCGGCGGCAGAATCAGCGCCGCTTCTCCATGGAG GACATCAGTAAGAGGCTCTCTCTGCCCATGGACATCCGCCTGCCCCAGGAATTCCTGCAGAAGCTACAGCTGGAGAGTCCAGACCTGCCCAAACCGCTCAGCCGCATGTCCCGCCGAGCATCCCTG tcaGATATCGGCTTTGGGAAACTGGAAACATACGTGAAACTGGACAAACTGGGGGAG GGTACCTATGCCACAGTCTTCAAGGGGCGCAGCAAACTGACAGAGAACCTCGTGGCCCTGAAGGAGATCCGGCTGGAGCATGAGGAGGGGGCGCCTTGCACCGCCATCCGAGAGG TGTCTCTTCTGAAGAATCTAAAGCATGCCAATATTGTGACTCTGCATGACCTCATCCACACGGAGCGGTCTCTCACCCTGGTGTTTGAGTACCTG GACAGTGACCTGAAGCAGTATCTGGACCACTGTGGAAACCTCATGAGCATGCACAATGTCAAG ATTTTCATGTTTCAGCTGCTCCGGGGCCTTGCCTACTGCCACCGCCGCAAGATCCTGCACCGGGACCTGAAACCACAGAACCTGCTCATTAGCGAGAGGGGGGAGCTGAAGCTGGCTGACTTTG GCCTGGCGCGGGCCAAGTCGGTGCCCACGAAGACCTACTCCAATGAGGTGGTGACCCTGTGGTACAGGCCCCCCGATGTGCTGTTGGGGTCCACAGAGTACTCCACCCCCATCGATATGTG GGGCGTGGGCTGCATCCACTACGAGATGGCCACGGGGAGGCCCCTCTTCCCCGGCTCCACGGTCAAGGAGGAACTACACCTCATCTTCCGACTCCTCG GGACCCCTACGGAAGAGACGTGGCCCGGTGTGCTGGCCCTGTCGGAGTTCAGAGCCTACAACTTCCCCCGATACCTCCCCCAGCCGCTCATCAGTCACGCTCCCAG GTTGGACACCGAAGGCATCCACCTCCTGACCAGCCTCCTCCTG TATGAATCCAAGAGTCGCATGTCAGCAGAGGCCGCCCTGAGCCACCCCTACTTCCGGTCTCTGGGGGAGCGTGTGCACCAGCTCGAAGATA GAGATTCAGCTCCAGAAGGACCCGGGCTACCGGTGCTTGGCCTTTCAGCAGCCAG GACGAGGGAAGAGCCGGAGGCAGAGCATCTTCTGAGCCGTGACCCCCCTGCTGCGGCCCAAGAGACGAGAGGTCACAGTGAGCACAACCACAGGCAGGACGGGGCCTGCGTGGCCCCAGCAGGACTGAGGAGCTAG
- the CDK18 gene encoding cyclin-dependent kinase 18 isoform X2, which produces MMPRAAPSQVPGPAAWSLLTMNKMKNFKRRLSLSVPRTETIEESLTEFTEQFNQLHNQRNEDLQLSPLGRDPQPASSTFSPTDSGEDPGQLSPGMQYRRQNQRRFSMEDISKRLSLPMDIRLPQEFLQKLQLESPDLPKPLSRMSRRASLSDIGFGKLETYVKLDKLGEGTYATVFKGRSKLTENLVALKEIRLEHEEGAPCTAIREVSLLKNLKHANIVTLHDLIHTERSLTLVFEYLDSDLKQYLDHCGNLMSMHNVKIFMFQLLRGLAYCHRRKILHRDLKPQNLLISERGELKLADFGLARAKSVPTKTYSNEVVTLWYRPPDVLLGSTEYSTPIDMWGVGCIHYEMATGRPLFPGSTVKEELHLIFRLLGTPTEETWPGVLALSEFRAYNFPRYLPQPLISHAPRLDTEGIHLLTSLLLYESKSRMSAEAALSHPYFRSLGERVHQLEDTASIFSLKEIQLQKDPGYRCLAFQQPGRGKSRRQSIF; this is translated from the exons GCCCTGCTGCCTGGTCCCTGCTGACCATGAACAAGATGAAGAACTTTAAGCGTCGTCTTTCCTTATCCGTGCCCCGCACAGAGACCATCGAGGAGTCCTTGACCGAGTTCACAGAGCAGTTCAACCAGCTCCACAACCAGCGCAATGAGG ACCTGCAGCTCAGTCCTCTCGGCAGAGACCCCCAGCCGGCGTCCAGCACCTTCTCCCCGACAGACAGCGGGGAGGACCCTGGGCAGCTGTCCCCGGGCATGCAGTACCGGCGGCAGAATCAGCGCCGCTTCTCCATGGAG GACATCAGTAAGAGGCTCTCTCTGCCCATGGACATCCGCCTGCCCCAGGAATTCCTGCAGAAGCTACAGCTGGAGAGTCCAGACCTGCCCAAACCGCTCAGCCGCATGTCCCGCCGAGCATCCCTG tcaGATATCGGCTTTGGGAAACTGGAAACATACGTGAAACTGGACAAACTGGGGGAG GGTACCTATGCCACAGTCTTCAAGGGGCGCAGCAAACTGACAGAGAACCTCGTGGCCCTGAAGGAGATCCGGCTGGAGCATGAGGAGGGGGCGCCTTGCACCGCCATCCGAGAGG TGTCTCTTCTGAAGAATCTAAAGCATGCCAATATTGTGACTCTGCATGACCTCATCCACACGGAGCGGTCTCTCACCCTGGTGTTTGAGTACCTG GACAGTGACCTGAAGCAGTATCTGGACCACTGTGGAAACCTCATGAGCATGCACAATGTCAAG ATTTTCATGTTTCAGCTGCTCCGGGGCCTTGCCTACTGCCACCGCCGCAAGATCCTGCACCGGGACCTGAAACCACAGAACCTGCTCATTAGCGAGAGGGGGGAGCTGAAGCTGGCTGACTTTG GCCTGGCGCGGGCCAAGTCGGTGCCCACGAAGACCTACTCCAATGAGGTGGTGACCCTGTGGTACAGGCCCCCCGATGTGCTGTTGGGGTCCACAGAGTACTCCACCCCCATCGATATGTG GGGCGTGGGCTGCATCCACTACGAGATGGCCACGGGGAGGCCCCTCTTCCCCGGCTCCACGGTCAAGGAGGAACTACACCTCATCTTCCGACTCCTCG GGACCCCTACGGAAGAGACGTGGCCCGGTGTGCTGGCCCTGTCGGAGTTCAGAGCCTACAACTTCCCCCGATACCTCCCCCAGCCGCTCATCAGTCACGCTCCCAG GTTGGACACCGAAGGCATCCACCTCCTGACCAGCCTCCTCCTG TATGAATCCAAGAGTCGCATGTCAGCAGAGGCCGCCCTGAGCCACCCCTACTTCCGGTCTCTGGGGGAGCGTGTGCACCAGCTCGAAGATA CTGCCTCCATCTTCTCCCTGAAGGAGATTCAGCTCCAGAAGGACCCGGGCTACCGGTGCTTGGCCTTTCAGCAGCCAG GACGAGGGAAGAGCCGGAGGCAGAGCATCTTCTGA
- the CDK18 gene encoding cyclin-dependent kinase 18 isoform X3, which translates to MNKMKNFKRRLSLSVPRTETIEESLTEFTEQFNQLHNQRNEDLQLSPLGRDPQPASSTFSPTDSGEDPGQLSPGMQYRRQNQRRFSMEDISKRLSLPMDIRLPQEFLQKLQLESPDLPKPLSRMSRRASLSDIGFGKLETYVKLDKLGEGTYATVFKGRSKLTENLVALKEIRLEHEEGAPCTAIREVSLLKNLKHANIVTLHDLIHTERSLTLVFEYLDSDLKQYLDHCGNLMSMHNVKIFMFQLLRGLAYCHRRKILHRDLKPQNLLISERGELKLADFGLARAKSVPTKTYSNEVVTLWYRPPDVLLGSTEYSTPIDMWGVGCIHYEMATGRPLFPGSTVKEELHLIFRLLGTPTEETWPGVLALSEFRAYNFPRYLPQPLISHAPRLDTEGIHLLTSLLLYESKSRMSAEAALSHPYFRSLGERVHQLEDTASIFSLKEIQLQKDPGYRCLAFQQPGRGKSRRQSIF; encoded by the exons ATGAACAAGATGAAGAACTTTAAGCGTCGTCTTTCCTTATCCGTGCCCCGCACAGAGACCATCGAGGAGTCCTTGACCGAGTTCACAGAGCAGTTCAACCAGCTCCACAACCAGCGCAATGAGG ACCTGCAGCTCAGTCCTCTCGGCAGAGACCCCCAGCCGGCGTCCAGCACCTTCTCCCCGACAGACAGCGGGGAGGACCCTGGGCAGCTGTCCCCGGGCATGCAGTACCGGCGGCAGAATCAGCGCCGCTTCTCCATGGAG GACATCAGTAAGAGGCTCTCTCTGCCCATGGACATCCGCCTGCCCCAGGAATTCCTGCAGAAGCTACAGCTGGAGAGTCCAGACCTGCCCAAACCGCTCAGCCGCATGTCCCGCCGAGCATCCCTG tcaGATATCGGCTTTGGGAAACTGGAAACATACGTGAAACTGGACAAACTGGGGGAG GGTACCTATGCCACAGTCTTCAAGGGGCGCAGCAAACTGACAGAGAACCTCGTGGCCCTGAAGGAGATCCGGCTGGAGCATGAGGAGGGGGCGCCTTGCACCGCCATCCGAGAGG TGTCTCTTCTGAAGAATCTAAAGCATGCCAATATTGTGACTCTGCATGACCTCATCCACACGGAGCGGTCTCTCACCCTGGTGTTTGAGTACCTG GACAGTGACCTGAAGCAGTATCTGGACCACTGTGGAAACCTCATGAGCATGCACAATGTCAAG ATTTTCATGTTTCAGCTGCTCCGGGGCCTTGCCTACTGCCACCGCCGCAAGATCCTGCACCGGGACCTGAAACCACAGAACCTGCTCATTAGCGAGAGGGGGGAGCTGAAGCTGGCTGACTTTG GCCTGGCGCGGGCCAAGTCGGTGCCCACGAAGACCTACTCCAATGAGGTGGTGACCCTGTGGTACAGGCCCCCCGATGTGCTGTTGGGGTCCACAGAGTACTCCACCCCCATCGATATGTG GGGCGTGGGCTGCATCCACTACGAGATGGCCACGGGGAGGCCCCTCTTCCCCGGCTCCACGGTCAAGGAGGAACTACACCTCATCTTCCGACTCCTCG GGACCCCTACGGAAGAGACGTGGCCCGGTGTGCTGGCCCTGTCGGAGTTCAGAGCCTACAACTTCCCCCGATACCTCCCCCAGCCGCTCATCAGTCACGCTCCCAG GTTGGACACCGAAGGCATCCACCTCCTGACCAGCCTCCTCCTG TATGAATCCAAGAGTCGCATGTCAGCAGAGGCCGCCCTGAGCCACCCCTACTTCCGGTCTCTGGGGGAGCGTGTGCACCAGCTCGAAGATA CTGCCTCCATCTTCTCCCTGAAGGAGATTCAGCTCCAGAAGGACCCGGGCTACCGGTGCTTGGCCTTTCAGCAGCCAG GACGAGGGAAGAGCCGGAGGCAGAGCATCTTCTGA